In the Vitis vinifera cultivar Pinot Noir 40024 chromosome 2, ASM3070453v1 genome, one interval contains:
- the LOC100258149 gene encoding probable LRR receptor-like serine/threonine-protein kinase PAM74, with product MAPSNFTINKSERRVSNPHDPGTASGLFVCGCWSCWRILSIILLTFPYQLAFCVASDSPPTRAAPPTPLFKTRGGGDTQSTDTLADPRIVAALCVSAAFLILLFVMGFLKFLRFKLRRRRNRVVIEDHMGGCESGISVVPNEPDKKNGSVKRFSREEIERVTMNFSQTRVIGSGGFSTVYLAHFPGSTMAAVKIHNGGERLNRVFKQELEILLHLDHDNIVKLLGYGDDREEGVLVFEHVPKGSLQEMLHDSTGAKENSPLSWKNRMAIAFQLAEAIEYLHEKCALPIVHGDIKASNILLDEHLNCKLCDFGSAKMGFSSTVLPPSSSRMNQVMMMGSPGYVDPHYLRTGIPSKKNDIYSFGVILLELLTGMDAFCSEREQPLTSIAGPILRDASQVGKVVDPGLGGYFDLEEAKVMASMAGLCLGPSPTLRPSASDILQTMKHKISSISFLFSPHHLKLIDLGFEFSWNLERVEGVPREVSKMTAASGLFLIPTAARASLIQHPKFYLEWKDKTFSSISSTFAASSRTRNRRRVSVSTHFCCNSLLSDLAPATSAAYGAMLLGGGVFAYTRSGSKGSLFGGFTGAALMATAYLLMQVPKTKDIGDALGFGSAFLFSSVFGIRLAATRKLVPSGLLLGLSIFALTVFISAYLQDISDPLHVS from the exons ATGGCACCCTCCAATTTCACCATTAACAAATCAGAGAGAAGGGTTTCAAACCCACACGATCCTGGAACCGCTAGTGGTCTGTTTGTCTGTGGTTGTTGGTCCTGTTGGCGCATCCTTTCTATTATCTTATTAACTTTCCCTTATCAGCTCGCCTTCTGCGTGGCTTCCGACTCCCCACCCACCCGTGCCGCTCCACCGACGCCACTTTTTAAAACCAGAGGGGGAGGAGACACCCAGAGCACCGACACCCTCGCTGACCCCAGAATCGTAGCAGCTCTCTGCGTGTCAGCTGCCTTTCTCATCTTGCTCTTCGTCATGGGTTTCCTCAAGTTTCTCAGATTCAAACTGAGACGCAGGCGGAATCGAGTTGTTATCGAAGACCATATGGGTGGATGTGAGTCAGGGATCTCCGTCGTTCCGAATGAGCCTGACAAGAAGAATGGTTCCGTGAAGAGATTCAGTAGGGAGGAGATAGAGAGGGTGACCATGAATTTCTCACAGACACGGGTAATCGGATCCGGAGGGTTTAGCACCGTCTATCTGGCTCACTTCCCAGGTTCGACCATGGCCGCAGTCAAGATCCACAATGGCGGAGAGCGTCTCAACAGAGTATTCAAGCAGGAACTGGAGATCCTGCTCCACCTTGACCATGACAACATTGTCAAGCTTCTGGGTTACGGCGATGATCGAG aAGAAGGGGTCTTGGTATTTGAGCATGTTCCAAAGGGGAGCTTGCAAGAGATGCTCCATGACAGTACCGGAGCAAAGGAGAACTCGCCGCTATCATGGAAAAACCGAATGGCCATAGCCTTCCAGCTTGCCGAAGCTATTGAATATCTACATGAAAAATGTGCTCTCCCAATCGTTCACGGCGACATCAAAGCCTCAAACATCCTCCTGGATGAGCACCTCAACTGCAAGCTCTGCGATTTCGGGTCTGCCAAGATGGGATTTTCTTCCACGGTGCTGCCGCCCTCTTCTTCTCGGATGAACCAAGTCATGATGATGGGGTCTCCTGGCTACGTTGATCCTCACTACCTGAGAACCGGAATCCCCTCAAAAAAGAACGATATTTATAGCTTTGGAGTCATCCTTCTGGAACTGCTCACTGGGATGGATGCCTTCTGTTCAGAGCGGGAGCAGCCGCTGACATCTATTGCCGGGCCCATTCTCAGGGATGCCAGCCAGGTGGGCAAAGTGGTAGATCCAGGACTTGGCGGCTACTTTGACTTGGAAGAAGCCAAAGTCATGGCTTCCATGGCAGGACTCTGTCTGGGTCCTTCACCTACCCTAAGGCCCTCCGCCTCTGACATCCTTCAAACAATGAAACACAAAATCTCTTCCATCTCCTTCCTATTCTCACCTCACCATTTGAAATTG ATCGATTTGGGATTTGAGTTCAGTTGGAACTTGGAGAGGGTGGAGGGTGTGCCGCGTGAGGTAAGCAAAATGACGGCGGCTTCCGGTTTATTTCTGATTCCGACAGCAGCCAGAGCCAGTTTGATTCAGCATCCAAAATTCTATCTTGAATGGAAAGATAAAACCTTCAGTAGCATTTCTTCTACGTTTGCTGCGAGTTCAAGGACGAGAAACCGCCGACGGGTGTCTGTTTCCACCCATTTTTGCTGCAACTCTCTACTTTCCGATCTTGCCCCTGCCACCTCTGCAGCCTACGGTGCTATGCTCCTCGGCGGCGGCGTCTTTGCCT ATACAAGATCTGGGAGCAAGGGCTCACTTTTTGGAGGATTTACAGGAGCAGCACTAATGGCAACG GCTTACCTTCTTATGCAAGTCCCCAAGACAAAAGACATAGGTGACGCCCTCGGGTTTGGATcagctttccttttctcttctgTATTTG GTATACGATTAGCGGCCACTCGTAAACTAGTCCCTTCAGGCCTGTTGTTAGGACTTTCCATCTTTGCATTGA
- the LOC100253017 gene encoding uncharacterized protein LOC100253017 produces the protein MKTTKMMPYQDKSSNMSPRRVRSRHWRHSRTGTAVVAVLAFLLSTAAWLSLVFSGTTTRCWHRFKDWERRPQAFPWGRRRQDRSSSILQPPTTSPPPPSVSLLPFPRNASLPSAGEELSLRHIVFGIAGSSHLWKRRKELVRLWWRPNDMRGHVWLEERVSPEEGDDSLPAIMVSEDISRFRYTNPTGHPSGLRISRILSESFRLGLPDVRWFVLGDDDTIFNADNLVTVLNKYDPSEMVYIGGPSESHSANSYFSYSMAFGGGGIAISHPLAEALSKIQDGCLDRYPKLYGSDDRLHACITELGVPLTREHGFHQWDIRGNAHGLLSSHPIAPFVSIHHVEAVDPFYPGLSSLESLKRFTRAMKVDPGSFLQRSICYDHTRHLTFSVSLGYVVQVFPHIVLPRELERSEQTYSAWNRINHRNEFDFDTRDPYRSVCKKPILFFLKDVGREGNATLGSYERARGKDDLKRKVFCFPQMRPLRYVQHIQVLGYPLSKNWHLVPRRLCCRLNQTSSELLKLTVGQCEKGSFSSFN, from the exons ATGAAGACGACGAAGATGATGCCTTACCAGGACAAGAGCTCAAACATGTCACCCCGTCGAGTTCGAAGCCGCCATTGGCGTCATAGCCGCACAGGCACGGCCGTGGTCGCCGTCTTGGCATTTCTCCTCTCCACCGCCGCTTGGTTGTCGCTGGTGTTCTCCGGCACCACGACTCGTTGCTGGCACCGGTTTAAGGATTGGGAAAGGAGACCCCAAGCTTTCCCGTGGGGCAGGCGTCGCCAGGATCGTTCTTCATCTATCTTGCAGCCGCCGACCACGTCACCCCCTCCCCCCTCCGTTTCCCTCCTCCCATTTCCCAGAAATGCCAGCCTTCCTTCTGCAGGGGAGGAATTGTCTCTGAGGCACATCGTCTTCGGCATAGCTGGTTCATCGCATCTCTGGAAAAGGCGGAAGGAGTTAGTGAGGCTGTGGTGGCGTCCAAACGACATGCGCGGGCACGTTTGGTTAGAAGAGCGAGTGAGTCCCGAGGAAGGAGATGATTCTTTGCCTGCCATCATGGTTTCCGAGGACATCTCCCGTTTCCGATACACCAATCCCACTGGCCACCCTTCGGGACTGCGGATCTCTCGGATTCTCTCGGAGTCCTTCCGCCTTGGACTGCCCGATGTGCGCTGGTTTGTCCTGGGCGATGATGATACCATTTTCAATGCCGATAACCTTGTTACTGTTCTCAACAAGTACGATCCATCTGAGATGGTTTACATCGGTGGCCCATCTGAGAGTCATTCTGCCAATTCCTATTTCAGTTATTCTATGGCCTTTGGCGGTGGAGGAATTGCTATAAGTCACCCACTGGCCGAGGCACTCTCCAAGATTCAAGATGGGTGTCTAGACAGATATCCAAAGCTTTATGGAAGCGATGATCGACTCCATGCCTGCATTACAGAATTGGGCGTTCCTCTGACCAGAGAGCATGGCTTTCACCAG TGGGATATTAGGGGTAACGCACATGGTCTTTTATCCTCACATCCGATTGCACCATTTGTCTCAATTCACCATGTTGAAGCGGTTGACCCTTTTTACCCCGGCTTGAGCTCTCTGGAGAGTCTCAAACGTTTTACCAGAGCCATGAAGGTTGATCCAGGGAGCTTCTTGCAGAGATCCATTTGTTATGATCACACTCGACATTTAACTTTTTCTGTCTCACTTGGTTATGTTGTTCAAGTTTTCCCACACATTGTTCTCCCCCGTGAATTGGAGCGGTCAGAGCAAACTTATTCTGCTTGGAATAGAATTAATCATAGAAATGAATTTGACTTCGACACCAGAGACCCATACAGATCTGTTTGTAAAAAGCCAATCCTCTTTTTCTTGAAAGATGTAGGAAGAGAAGGTAATGCTACTTTGGGTTCATATGAACGGGCCAGAGGAAAGGATGATTTGAAAAGGAAAGTTTTCTGTTTTCCGCAAATGCGTCCACTGCGCTATGTGCAACATATCCAGGTGTTGGGGTATCCACTGAGCAAGAATTGGCATTTG GTTCCACGTAGGCTATGTTGCAGACTAAATCAGACAAGCAGTGAACTCCTTAAATTAACTGTTGGGCAGTGTGAGAAAGGATCTTTCAGTTCTTTTAATTGA